The proteins below are encoded in one region of Myxocyprinus asiaticus isolate MX2 ecotype Aquarium Trade chromosome 13, UBuf_Myxa_2, whole genome shotgun sequence:
- the LOC127450314 gene encoding sterile alpha motif domain-containing protein 9-like isoform X1 — translation MEKPENSPIETWTESVVSDWLRSIEIKETYIEKLHEEEVNGRILLEISEEFLKRETGIKSGPALLIINKRDELVNLQRAQKNKKHVHSHKQTTGKKDHRATARDDDTRTEIKEKIKEDTLAVRKTKRDTKPRPFGKEGVDFTYVKNDVLFPESGVIDLINPCHEYKSFAIAATLDRQRLQAKFANEVFAFATGCMNIRSNGTIHFGIMDSREDRDGTKYVHGEIIGIPVEEKDMYTDALDHMEKSFKSDKELVRQCIRPPQFIQVVSSNSNEEHHVVEVDIEPSVSIVRNKVFSVCLPNFNEKANKVHYEKEKNYCRVGSKTEPVDDLNEFYQRVRFRDTQREEAEARHTFTAPELCQDLGKKLIMLMTSGKKIMDKDKWHILVTNPFQEKDIQRIDFLLNMNIFCVFEFDPDSMVSGLCHEYQKHHAVNLHFLQNYKIPSGMSIREFESHLHLFDQTSWIFCNGRSDFKGNEPPCDEKTWVKTKRTLLKDCVSLICKDMLPKGTFQVIFLLTAPVDTPFLNTFYEFITDMQGHEDIICLAESEANFKKWQAFALQSCDMETVNNSSVVGMKISHINATLQSIQPVSIRSTKRLPIYVKGECCLDKREEEIRCSLEILSVNHCEETSPEFVDSEKDKIEQQFYHGGKVTWMNLWLADQKYIGEVIQRDAFHDVTKFVKDSPKWGLDQTPISSINIYHHPGSGGSTVARQVLWNNRKDLRCAVVKTSYPATVVAEDAVWFREYEEKDPQKCLPVLLLFEDCDQEYLYDVKNELEVAVNTKKIARGTLCFIMLCCQRCHNPEKMCKKAPLQNVPVTHKLSKQEKMQFSAKRQKLEKQFQPEFILTFVLMSEEFESNKIAAYVKKFVTHLLQGIDHASVVTQLVRYVALLNTYVQNSFISRSHCEEVLALSIHMDRFRQHTFETSLSDQAKLVLIHLKDEKSHIECIRIIHPLVAKEILHQLLDDKQQQSDIALDLLNNEALFGHRFGKYDYMKFLRDLFMRRCKIIKGDKHDSFFSPLIEHVADKECSDKAIELLKEAYKRFDKDAFFAQQLARLNYRHERFEDAEYWAEIAATKMPKNSYILDTRGQVYRWWFSAKCKALDSVNKTPENTTDAVKTALKAIECFKACEEAAISDNETMNNAGFFGVIEVGCSLLKLIASLHVFSNRNDFKYVRYLQTDFVPEEIEKPWEQFHSELKNLRVIMLKALEWISEDLSYFQTDLVTDEEKTSERTILNPRHWLVSKSSVYGQYFCTAYHCNVKSQASLTPLMKQMMIYQHGGGTITTIFSHLTDQKDSDAVSHRLERIISFYPSNPKSANMPQGDIVNYIASHFALSCVSAQSSKVAAFQDLQKLSLHFPNDRQRCLSNALFLLVLLWWPEEHDNEVEKEQKYETVLSAVEHLQRNYDKKLKDIPQRKKRIYTHFFLSNGVGFQKYVHKSKVEQITKQPSVSEKRLKWLSGEVWKMPEISKLLRRVTGWTEDERVYLEGPKTRFRIPALNISSVPHSNENVTFYLGFTLRGPVAYNITVRTVKTASTP, via the exons ATGG AAAAGCCAGAGAATTCTCCAATTGAAACATGGACCGAGTCTGTGGTGAGCGACTGGTTAAGGTCAATAGAAATTAAAGAAACATACATTGAAAAACTTCATGAAGAGGAAGTAAATGGTCGAATCCTTCTTGAAATCTCAGAGGAATTTCTGAAAAGAGAGACTGGAATTAAATCTGGGCCTGCACTTTTAATAATCAATAAAAGAGATGAGTTAGTTAATTTACAAAGAGCTCAGAAAAACAAGAAACatgttcattcacacaaacagactACTGGAAAAAAAGACCACAGAGCGACTGCACGTGATGATGACACAAGAACTGAAATCAAGGAAAAGATTAAAGAAGATACTTTAGCTGTTAGAAAAACAAAGAGAGATACAAAACCACGACCTTTTGGCAAGGAAGGTGTTGATTTTACATATGTCAAAAATGATGTACTCTTCCCAGAATCAGGGGTTATTGATCTCATTAATCCATGCCATGAGTACAAGTCATTTGCCATTGCAGCAACACTGGACCGCCAAAGACTACAGGCCAAGTTTGCGAACGAAGTGTTCGCATTTGCTACGGGGTGCATGAACATTCGTTCAAATGGCACAATACATTTTGGTATCATGGACAGTAGAGAAGATAGAGATGGCACTAAATATGTACATGGTGAAATCATTGGCATTCCAGTTGAGGAAAAGGACATGTATACTGATGCATTAGATCACATGGAAAAGAGTTTCAAATCAGATAAAGAACTTGTACGACAATGTATTCGTCCACCTCAGTTCATTCAAGTAGTTTCTTCAAACAGCAACGAGGAGCACCATGTGGTGGAGGTTGACATTGAGCCCTCAGTGAGCATAGTGAGGAATAAGGTGTTCTCTGTTTGCCTACCAAACTTCAATGAAAAAGCTAACAAAGTTcattatgaaaaagaaaaaaattattgcagAGTGGGATCTAAAACAGAACCGGTGGATGACCTGAATGAGTTCTACCAACGGGTCAGGTTCCGAGATACTCAAAGAGAAGAGGCAGAGGCAAGGCATACTTTTACAGCCCCAGAACTGTGCCAGGACCTGGGGAAAAAGCTCATCATGCTCATGACAAGTGGAAAGAAAATAATGGACAAGGACAAGTGGCACATACTTGTTACCAACCCATTTCAGGAGAAGGATATACAACGCATTGATTTCCTGCTGAACATGAACATTTTCTGTGTGTTTGAATTTGATCCAGATTCCATGGTGTCTGGGTTATGCCACGAATACCAAAAACACCATGCAGTAAACCTCCATTTCCTGCAGAATTACAAAATTCCCAGTGGTATGAGTATCAGAGAATTTGAAAGTCACTTGCACTTGTTTGATCAAACCAGCTGGATATTTTGCAATGGGCGAAGTGATTTCAAAGGCAATGAGCCTCCCTGTGATGAGAAGACTTGGGTTAAAACAAAAAGAACCCTCCTTAAAGATTGTGTGTCATTGATCTGCAAAGATATGTTGCCCAAAGGAACTTTTCAAGTGATCTTCCTTCTCACTGCCCCTGTTGACACACCTTTCCTAAACACTTTCTACGAGTTCATCACTGACATGCAAGGACATGAAGACATCATCTGCCTTGCAGAATCAGAAGCAAACTTCAAGAAATGGCAGGCCTTTGCTTTACAATCCTGTGACATGGAGACAGTGAACAATTCCAGTGTTGTGGGTATGAAAATAAGTCACATAAATGCAACCCTTCAAAGTATCCAGCCTGTCAGTATTCGGTCCACAAAGAGGTTACCAATCTATGTTAAAGGGGAGTGCTGTCTTGACAAACGTGAGGAGGAAATTAGATGTTCACTGGAGATTTTGAGTGTCAACCACTGTGAAGAAACTAGTCCTGAATTTGTTGACTCTGAGAAAGACAAGATAGAGCAGCAGTTTTACCATGGAGGCAAAGTAACTTGGATGAACCTCTGGCTTGCAGACCAAAAATACATTGGGGAGGTTATTCAAAGAGATGCCTTTCATGACGTCACCAAATTTGTGAAAGATTCTCCCAAATGGGGTTTGGACCAGACTCCCATCAGCAGTATCAACATATACCATCATCCTGGCAGTGGTGGTAGTACAGTGGCCAGGCAGGTACTGTGGAACAACAGAAAGGACTTGAGGTGTGCAGTTGTGAAAACTTCCTACCCAGCAACTGTTGTTGCAGAAGATGCTGTTTGGTTTCGTGAGTATGAAGAAAAAGATCCCCAAAAATGCCTCCCAGTGCTCTTGCTATTTGAAGACTGTGATCAAGAGTACTTATACGATGTAAAGAATGAACTGGAAGTGGCTGTCAATACCAAGAAAATTGCACGTGGAACCCTGTGCTTCATTATGCTGTGCTGTCAACGATGCCACAATCCTGAGAAAATGTGCAAGAAAGCACCTCTACAGAATGTTCCTGTAACTCATAAACTTTCAAAGCAAGAGAAAATGCAATTTTCAGCAAAACGTCAAAAGCTTGAAAAACAATTCCAGCCAGAATTTATTCTGACATTTGTCCTGATGAGTGAGGAATTTGAGAGCAACAAAATTGCAGCATATGTTAAAAAGTTTGTCACACATTTACTGCAAGGCATTGATCATGCATCTGTTGTTACTCAGCTTGTGCGTTACGTGGCATTACTCAACACTTATGTGCAAAACTCTTTTATCTCTCGTTCACATTGCGAAGAGGTGTTGGCGCTGTCCATCCACATGGATAGATTTCGACAACATACCTTTGAGACATCTCTTAGTGATCAAGCTAAATTGGTATTGATACACTTGAAAGATGAAAAGTCCCACATTGAGTGTATCAGAATCATTCACCCACTGGTTGCCAAGGAAATCCTCCACCAACTTTTGGACGACAAACAGCAACAAAGTGATATTGCTTTGGATCTTCTTAACAATGAGGCGCTTTTTGGGCACAGATTTGGTAAATATGATTACATGAAGTTTTTGCGAGATCTGTTCATGAGACGCTGCAAAATCATCAAAGGTGATAAGCATGACAGCTTTTTCTCCCCGCTCATTGAGCATGTGGCAGACAAAGAGTGTTCAGATAAAGCTATTGAGCTTCTCAAAGAGGCTTACAAAAGATTCGACAAGGATGCATTTTTTGCTCAACAACTAGCTCGTCTCAATTACAGGCATGAAAGATTCGAAGATGCAGAGTATTGGGCAGAAATTGCAGCAACAAAAATGCCAAAGAATTCCTACATCCTTGATACCAGAGGCCAGGTGTACAGATGGTGGTTCTCAGCAAAATGCAAAGCCTTGGACAGTGTTAACAAAACTCCTGAAAACACAACAGATGCAGTCAAAACTGCTCTAAAAGCTATTGAATGCTTTAAGGCATGTGAGGAGGCAGCAATTTCAGACAATGAGACAATGAACAATGCTGGGTTTTTTGGAGTCATCGAAGTGGGATGCAGCTTGCTGAAGCTAATTGCCTCTCTTCACGTGTTCTCAAACAGAAATGATTTCAAATATGTAAGATACCTGCAAacagactttgtccctgaagagATTGAAAAACCATGGGAACAGTTTCATAGTGAGCTGAAAAACCTTCGAGTCATAATGCTGAAGGCATTGGAATGGATTTCTGAAGACTTGAGCTACTTCCAGACTGACCTGGTCACAGATGAGGAGAAGACCTCTGAGAGGACCATACTGAATCCCAGGCACTGGCTGGTTAGTAAGTCTTCTGTTTATGGCCAATATTTCTGCACTGCTTACCATTGCAATGTCAAAAGCCAAGCCAGCTTAACTCCTCTCATGAAACAGATGATGATTTATCAACATGGTGGTGGAACCATTACTACCATTTTTTCCCACCTAACAGACCAGAAAGACAGTGATGCTGTCAGTCACCGCCTGGAGCGCATTATTTCATTTTACCCAAGCAATCCTAAGAGTGCAAATATGCCACAGGGTGACATTGTCAACTACATAGCATCACACTTTGCCTTAAGTTGTGTCTCAGCTCAATCTTCTAAAGTAGCTGCATTCCAGGATCTACAGAAGCTGAGTCTCCATTTTCCTAATGACAGACAGAGATGCTTGTCCAATGCTCTTTTCTTACTCGTCTTACTTTGGTGGCCAGAAGAGCATGACAATGAAGTGGAGAAAGAACAAAAATATGAAACTGTTCTCTCTGCTGTTGAACACCTCCAGAGAAACTACGACAAGAAATTGAAGGACATCCCGCAAAGGAAAAAaagaatatacacacatttcttcCTGAGCAATGGGGTTGGATTTCAAAAATATGTCCACAAGAGCAAGGTTGAACAGATCACAAAGCAACCCTCCGTTTCAGAGAAACGTCTGAAGTGGTTAAGTGGAGAAGTTTGGAAAATGCCAGAAATTTCTAAACTGCTCAGACGTGTCACAGGCTGGACGGAGGATGAAAGAGTATATCTAGAGGGTCCCAAAACAAGGTTTCGCATCCCAGCTCTTAATATATCCTCAGTACCCCACAGCAATGAGAATGTCACCTTTTACCTGGGCTTCACTCTGAGAGGACCGGTTGCATACAACATTACAGTAAGAACAGTCAAAACTGCAAGTACACCATAA
- the LOC127450314 gene encoding sterile alpha motif domain-containing protein 9-like isoform X2, with amino-acid sequence MEKPENSPIETWTESVVSDWLRSIEIKETYIEKLHEEEVNGRILLEISEEFLKRETGIKSGPALLIINKRDELVNLQRAQKNKKHVHSHKQTTGKKDHRATARDDDTRTEIKEKIKEDTLAVRKTKRDTKPRPFGKEGVDFTYVKNDVLFPESGVIDLINPCHEYKSFAIAATLDRQRLQAKFANEVFAFATGCMNIRSNGTIHFGIMDSREDRDGTKYVHGEIIGIPVEEKDMYTDALDHMEKSFKSDKELVRQCIRPPQFIQVVSSNSNEEHHVVEVDIEPSVSIVRNKVFSVCLPNFNEKANKVHYEKEKNYCRVGSKTEPVDDLNEFYQRVRFRDTQREEAEARHTFTAPELCQDLGKKLIMLMTSGKKIMDKDKWHILVTNPFQEKDIQRIDFLLNMNIFCVFEFDPDSMVSGLCHEYQKHHAVNLHFLQNYKIPSGMSIREFESHLHLFDQTSWIFCNGRSDFKGNEPPCDEKTWVKTKRTLLKDCVSLICKDMLPKGTFQVIFLLTAPVDTPFLNTFYEFITDMQGHEDIICLAESEANFKKWQAFALQSCDMETVNNSSVVGMKISHINATLQSIQPVSIRSTKRLPIYVKGECCLDKREEEIRCSLEILSVNHCEETSPEFVDSEKDKIEQQFYHGGKVTWMNLWLADQKYIGEVIQRDAFHDVTKFVKDSPKWGLDQTPISSINIYHHPGSGGSTVARQVLWNNRKDLRCAVVKTSYPATVVAEDAVWFREYEEKDPQKCLPVLLLFEDCDQEYLYDVKNELEVAVNTKKIARGTLCFIMLCCQRCHNPEKMCKKAPLQNVPVTHKLSKQEKMQFSAKRQKLEKQFQPEFILTFVLMSEEFESNKIAAYVKKFVTHLLQGIDHASVVTQLVRYVALLNTYVQNSFISRSHCEEVLALSIHMDRFRQHTFETSLSDQAKLVLIHLKDEKSHIECIRIIHPLVAKEILHQLLDDKQQQSDIALDLLNNEALFGHRFGKYDYMKFLRDLFMRRCKIIKGDKHDSFFSPLIEHVADKECSDKAIELLKEAYKRFDKDAFFAQQLARLNYRHERFEDAEYWAEIAATKMPKNSYILDTRGQVYRWWFSAKCKALDSVNKTPENTTDAVKTALKAIECFKACEEAAISDNETMNNAGFFGVIEVGCSLLKLIASLHVFSNRNDFKYVRYLQTDFVPEEIEKPWEQFHSELKNLRVIMLKALEWISEDLSYFQTDLVTDEEKTSERTILNPRHWLVSKSSVYGQYFCTAYHCNVKSQASLTPLMKQMMIYQHGGGTITTIFSHLTDQKDSDAVSHRLERIISFYPSNPKSANMPQGDIVNYIASHFALSCVSAQSSKVAAFQDLQKLSLHFPNDRQRCLSNALFLLVLLWWPEEHDNEVEKEQKYETVLSAVEHLQRNYDKKLKDIPQRKKRIYTHFFLSNGVGFQKYVHKSKVEQITKQPSVSEKRLKWLSGEVWKMPEISKLLRRVTGWTEDERVYLEGPKTRFRIPALNISSVPHSNENVTFYLGFTLRGPVAYNITVRTVKTASTP; translated from the coding sequence AAAAGCCAGAGAATTCTCCAATTGAAACATGGACCGAGTCTGTGGTGAGCGACTGGTTAAGGTCAATAGAAATTAAAGAAACATACATTGAAAAACTTCATGAAGAGGAAGTAAATGGTCGAATCCTTCTTGAAATCTCAGAGGAATTTCTGAAAAGAGAGACTGGAATTAAATCTGGGCCTGCACTTTTAATAATCAATAAAAGAGATGAGTTAGTTAATTTACAAAGAGCTCAGAAAAACAAGAAACatgttcattcacacaaacagactACTGGAAAAAAAGACCACAGAGCGACTGCACGTGATGATGACACAAGAACTGAAATCAAGGAAAAGATTAAAGAAGATACTTTAGCTGTTAGAAAAACAAAGAGAGATACAAAACCACGACCTTTTGGCAAGGAAGGTGTTGATTTTACATATGTCAAAAATGATGTACTCTTCCCAGAATCAGGGGTTATTGATCTCATTAATCCATGCCATGAGTACAAGTCATTTGCCATTGCAGCAACACTGGACCGCCAAAGACTACAGGCCAAGTTTGCGAACGAAGTGTTCGCATTTGCTACGGGGTGCATGAACATTCGTTCAAATGGCACAATACATTTTGGTATCATGGACAGTAGAGAAGATAGAGATGGCACTAAATATGTACATGGTGAAATCATTGGCATTCCAGTTGAGGAAAAGGACATGTATACTGATGCATTAGATCACATGGAAAAGAGTTTCAAATCAGATAAAGAACTTGTACGACAATGTATTCGTCCACCTCAGTTCATTCAAGTAGTTTCTTCAAACAGCAACGAGGAGCACCATGTGGTGGAGGTTGACATTGAGCCCTCAGTGAGCATAGTGAGGAATAAGGTGTTCTCTGTTTGCCTACCAAACTTCAATGAAAAAGCTAACAAAGTTcattatgaaaaagaaaaaaattattgcagAGTGGGATCTAAAACAGAACCGGTGGATGACCTGAATGAGTTCTACCAACGGGTCAGGTTCCGAGATACTCAAAGAGAAGAGGCAGAGGCAAGGCATACTTTTACAGCCCCAGAACTGTGCCAGGACCTGGGGAAAAAGCTCATCATGCTCATGACAAGTGGAAAGAAAATAATGGACAAGGACAAGTGGCACATACTTGTTACCAACCCATTTCAGGAGAAGGATATACAACGCATTGATTTCCTGCTGAACATGAACATTTTCTGTGTGTTTGAATTTGATCCAGATTCCATGGTGTCTGGGTTATGCCACGAATACCAAAAACACCATGCAGTAAACCTCCATTTCCTGCAGAATTACAAAATTCCCAGTGGTATGAGTATCAGAGAATTTGAAAGTCACTTGCACTTGTTTGATCAAACCAGCTGGATATTTTGCAATGGGCGAAGTGATTTCAAAGGCAATGAGCCTCCCTGTGATGAGAAGACTTGGGTTAAAACAAAAAGAACCCTCCTTAAAGATTGTGTGTCATTGATCTGCAAAGATATGTTGCCCAAAGGAACTTTTCAAGTGATCTTCCTTCTCACTGCCCCTGTTGACACACCTTTCCTAAACACTTTCTACGAGTTCATCACTGACATGCAAGGACATGAAGACATCATCTGCCTTGCAGAATCAGAAGCAAACTTCAAGAAATGGCAGGCCTTTGCTTTACAATCCTGTGACATGGAGACAGTGAACAATTCCAGTGTTGTGGGTATGAAAATAAGTCACATAAATGCAACCCTTCAAAGTATCCAGCCTGTCAGTATTCGGTCCACAAAGAGGTTACCAATCTATGTTAAAGGGGAGTGCTGTCTTGACAAACGTGAGGAGGAAATTAGATGTTCACTGGAGATTTTGAGTGTCAACCACTGTGAAGAAACTAGTCCTGAATTTGTTGACTCTGAGAAAGACAAGATAGAGCAGCAGTTTTACCATGGAGGCAAAGTAACTTGGATGAACCTCTGGCTTGCAGACCAAAAATACATTGGGGAGGTTATTCAAAGAGATGCCTTTCATGACGTCACCAAATTTGTGAAAGATTCTCCCAAATGGGGTTTGGACCAGACTCCCATCAGCAGTATCAACATATACCATCATCCTGGCAGTGGTGGTAGTACAGTGGCCAGGCAGGTACTGTGGAACAACAGAAAGGACTTGAGGTGTGCAGTTGTGAAAACTTCCTACCCAGCAACTGTTGTTGCAGAAGATGCTGTTTGGTTTCGTGAGTATGAAGAAAAAGATCCCCAAAAATGCCTCCCAGTGCTCTTGCTATTTGAAGACTGTGATCAAGAGTACTTATACGATGTAAAGAATGAACTGGAAGTGGCTGTCAATACCAAGAAAATTGCACGTGGAACCCTGTGCTTCATTATGCTGTGCTGTCAACGATGCCACAATCCTGAGAAAATGTGCAAGAAAGCACCTCTACAGAATGTTCCTGTAACTCATAAACTTTCAAAGCAAGAGAAAATGCAATTTTCAGCAAAACGTCAAAAGCTTGAAAAACAATTCCAGCCAGAATTTATTCTGACATTTGTCCTGATGAGTGAGGAATTTGAGAGCAACAAAATTGCAGCATATGTTAAAAAGTTTGTCACACATTTACTGCAAGGCATTGATCATGCATCTGTTGTTACTCAGCTTGTGCGTTACGTGGCATTACTCAACACTTATGTGCAAAACTCTTTTATCTCTCGTTCACATTGCGAAGAGGTGTTGGCGCTGTCCATCCACATGGATAGATTTCGACAACATACCTTTGAGACATCTCTTAGTGATCAAGCTAAATTGGTATTGATACACTTGAAAGATGAAAAGTCCCACATTGAGTGTATCAGAATCATTCACCCACTGGTTGCCAAGGAAATCCTCCACCAACTTTTGGACGACAAACAGCAACAAAGTGATATTGCTTTGGATCTTCTTAACAATGAGGCGCTTTTTGGGCACAGATTTGGTAAATATGATTACATGAAGTTTTTGCGAGATCTGTTCATGAGACGCTGCAAAATCATCAAAGGTGATAAGCATGACAGCTTTTTCTCCCCGCTCATTGAGCATGTGGCAGACAAAGAGTGTTCAGATAAAGCTATTGAGCTTCTCAAAGAGGCTTACAAAAGATTCGACAAGGATGCATTTTTTGCTCAACAACTAGCTCGTCTCAATTACAGGCATGAAAGATTCGAAGATGCAGAGTATTGGGCAGAAATTGCAGCAACAAAAATGCCAAAGAATTCCTACATCCTTGATACCAGAGGCCAGGTGTACAGATGGTGGTTCTCAGCAAAATGCAAAGCCTTGGACAGTGTTAACAAAACTCCTGAAAACACAACAGATGCAGTCAAAACTGCTCTAAAAGCTATTGAATGCTTTAAGGCATGTGAGGAGGCAGCAATTTCAGACAATGAGACAATGAACAATGCTGGGTTTTTTGGAGTCATCGAAGTGGGATGCAGCTTGCTGAAGCTAATTGCCTCTCTTCACGTGTTCTCAAACAGAAATGATTTCAAATATGTAAGATACCTGCAAacagactttgtccctgaagagATTGAAAAACCATGGGAACAGTTTCATAGTGAGCTGAAAAACCTTCGAGTCATAATGCTGAAGGCATTGGAATGGATTTCTGAAGACTTGAGCTACTTCCAGACTGACCTGGTCACAGATGAGGAGAAGACCTCTGAGAGGACCATACTGAATCCCAGGCACTGGCTGGTTAGTAAGTCTTCTGTTTATGGCCAATATTTCTGCACTGCTTACCATTGCAATGTCAAAAGCCAAGCCAGCTTAACTCCTCTCATGAAACAGATGATGATTTATCAACATGGTGGTGGAACCATTACTACCATTTTTTCCCACCTAACAGACCAGAAAGACAGTGATGCTGTCAGTCACCGCCTGGAGCGCATTATTTCATTTTACCCAAGCAATCCTAAGAGTGCAAATATGCCACAGGGTGACATTGTCAACTACATAGCATCACACTTTGCCTTAAGTTGTGTCTCAGCTCAATCTTCTAAAGTAGCTGCATTCCAGGATCTACAGAAGCTGAGTCTCCATTTTCCTAATGACAGACAGAGATGCTTGTCCAATGCTCTTTTCTTACTCGTCTTACTTTGGTGGCCAGAAGAGCATGACAATGAAGTGGAGAAAGAACAAAAATATGAAACTGTTCTCTCTGCTGTTGAACACCTCCAGAGAAACTACGACAAGAAATTGAAGGACATCCCGCAAAGGAAAAAaagaatatacacacatttcttcCTGAGCAATGGGGTTGGATTTCAAAAATATGTCCACAAGAGCAAGGTTGAACAGATCACAAAGCAACCCTCCGTTTCAGAGAAACGTCTGAAGTGGTTAAGTGGAGAAGTTTGGAAAATGCCAGAAATTTCTAAACTGCTCAGACGTGTCACAGGCTGGACGGAGGATGAAAGAGTATATCTAGAGGGTCCCAAAACAAGGTTTCGCATCCCAGCTCTTAATATATCCTCAGTACCCCACAGCAATGAGAATGTCACCTTTTACCTGGGCTTCACTCTGAGAGGACCGGTTGCATACAACATTACAGTAAGAACAGTCAAAACTGCAAGTACACCATAA